The following DNA comes from Porphyromonadaceae bacterium W3.11.
ATCCACGTCCATCAACCCCTCTGGAGTACCGGAGTACAATAGATAACCGCCATCCTCTCCTCCTTCAGGACCCAAGTCTATAACATGGTCTGCACTCTTGATGACCTCAAGATTATGCTCTACGATAACTACAGTATGCCCATGCTCCACAAGGGCATTAAAGGAATTCATCAAGACCTGTATATCATGAGTATGCAAACCAGTAGTCGGCTCATCAAAGATAAAGAGGGTTGGCACCTTCCCCTTGTCCTTGATCTGGGATGCCAACTTTACCCTCTGACTTTCACCTCCTGAGAGGGTACTCGAGCTCTGACCCAGCTGTATATACCCCAGACCGACAGCCTCAAGGGCTCCCAAGCCTACCAAAATACGAGGGATATGCGAGGACTTCTGCTCGTGCTGACTAAAGAACTGTATCGCATCAGCAACAGTCATAGACAGGATATCAGCTATATTCTTCCCTTCGAACTCTACCTCAAGGACCTCTTCATTGAAACGCTTACCATGACACTCATCACAAGGGATCTCCATATCAGCCATGAACTGCATCTCTACCGTGATAACCCCCTCACCCTGACAGGTCTCACATCTACCTCCATCTGTATTGAAGGAGAAGTACTGCTGAGTGAATCCCATCTGCTTAGAGAGTTGCTGATCTGCCATCAACTTACGAATACTATCGTATGCCCCGATATATGTCACAGGGTTGGATCGTGACGATGTACTTAGAGAATCCTGATCCACATACTCAATCCTCTTGATACTACTTATACTTCCAGATATATCCCCACACGCAATCTTTCCTAAAGGGGCTTTGTCCAAAAGTCTCGAAACACCTTCATAAAAAATCTCTCTAACCAAAGTACTCTTCCCCGACCCACTCACTCCAGTCACCACTGTAATAACTTGCAGAGGGATTGAGACGTCTATATTTTTGAGATTATGCTTATAAGCCCCTTCTATCTTGATGGCACTTTTGCTGTTTCTTCTTATTTTTGGCCACGGAATATGCTTCCGACCAGAGAGATACTCTACCGTGTAGCTATTAGACCGCTTAGGTAAATCTGTTGGAGGACCGTAATATGTTAGTTCACCTCCCAGAGAACCAGCATTCGGCCCTATATCGATGATTAGATCTGCAGCCTTTATAACATCCTCATCATGCTCTACTACCACTACAGTATTGCCCAAGTCTCGCAACTCCTTCATCACATCTATCAATAGGTGTGTATCTCTAGCATGCAGACCAATACTTGGCTCATCCAAGATATAAAGCGTCCCTAGTAGTCCTCCTCCTAATGATGTCGCCAACTGAATACGCTGCCCCTCACCCCCTGAAAGTGTACCAGCTACCCTATTAAGAGTGAGATAACCCAAGCCGATTTCATCCAGAAAAGCCACCCTACGTCTCACCTCCTCAAGCAACCTTTCGCCTACCTTCACGTCACGTTCATCAAGGGTCAGTTCTTTCAGCCAAATATTTAGTTTACTGATGGACATCTCGGTCAGTTCACTAATATCTTTTCCGCCTACCTTAACATAGAGAGCCTCCTTACGCAACCTTTTACCCTTACAGTCAGGACAGGTCGTCCGTCCTCTATACCTTGCCAACATGATACGATAGTGCATCTTATACTGCCGCTGTTCGATATATGCAAAGAAATCATTAATACCCCAAACCTTAGGCGACTTAGAGCCATTCCAAAGCAAATCTCTCTGCTCATCAGATAACTCCCGATATGGCTTATGTATAGGAAAATCCATCTCCATAGTATCTCTAATGAACTCCTTTTGCCACGCAGACATCTTAGGTCCTCTCCAAGGCATCACGCATTCCTCGTAGAGAGATAGGTTTTTATTCTGAATCACTAAGTCTTCATCTATACCCATCACCTTGCTATACCCCTCGCATGTTGGGCAGGCTCCAACGGAGTTATTGAAGCTAAAGAGCTTATCCGTTGGCTCCTCAAAAAGGATCCCATCGGCTTCAAAGCGGTCACTAAACTCCTTTTGTACCTCATCATGAATGATGACAGCAGTTCCACGTCCCTCAAAAAAGGCAGTCTCAACAGAATCCCCCAAGCGGACGTCCATTGCATCATTATCATGCTCTACGACCATACGGTCTATAATCAAAAGCATCCCGCTCTTCTTCATCTTCTCTACCCCGACTCCCTCTAGCAGGTCTTGGATACGCACCACCTTATCATCGATAAGCAATCGCACATACCCATTAGCCAACTGGAGCTGTAGATGCTCCTCAAGGGGACGACCTTTAGGCACTTCCAGAGGAGCACCTATCATGTACCGCGTTCCTTCAGACAAAGTATGCAC
Coding sequences within:
- the uvrA gene encoding excinuclease ABC subunit UvrA codes for the protein MKQTENQYIELKGVRVNNLKNISLRIPRNKLIVITGLSGSGKSSLAFDALYAEGQRRYVESLSVYARQFISKMGKPEADVITGIPPAIAIQQRKFSKNQRSTVGTSTEVYDYLRMLYARIGHTISPISGAEVKRHTTKDVREYVHTLSEGTRYMIGAPLEVPKGRPLEEHLQLQLANGYVRLLIDDKVVRIQDLLEGVGVEKMKKSGMLLIIDRMVVEHDNDAMDVRLGDSVETAFFEGRGTAVIIHDEVQKEFSDRFEADGILFEEPTDKLFSFNNSVGACPTCEGYSKVMGIDEDLVIQNKNLSLYEECVMPWRGPKMSAWQKEFIRDTMEMDFPIHKPYRELSDEQRDLLWNGSKSPKVWGINDFFAYIEQRQYKMHYRIMLARYRGRTTCPDCKGKRLRKEALYVKVGGKDISELTEMSISKLNIWLKELTLDERDVKVGERLLEEVRRRVAFLDEIGLGYLTLNRVAGTLSGGEGQRIQLATSLGGGLLGTLYILDEPSIGLHARDTHLLIDVMKELRDLGNTVVVVEHDEDVIKAADLIIDIGPNAGSLGGELTYYGPPTDLPKRSNSYTVEYLSGRKHIPWPKIRRNSKSAIKIEGAYKHNLKNIDVSIPLQVITVVTGVSGSGKSTLVREIFYEGVSRLLDKAPLGKIACGDISGSISSIKRIEYVDQDSLSTSSRSNPVTYIGAYDSIRKLMADQQLSKQMGFTQQYFSFNTDGGRCETCQGEGVITVEMQFMADMEIPCDECHGKRFNEEVLEVEFEGKNIADILSMTVADAIQFFSQHEQKSSHIPRILVGLGALEAVGLGYIQLGQSSSTLSGGESQRVKLASQIKDKGKVPTLFIFDEPTTGLHTHDIQVLMNSFNALVEHGHTVVIVEHNLEVIKSADHVIDLGPEGGEDGGYLLYSGTPEGLMDVDGSYTAKFLREKWEEDNPA